Proteins from a genomic interval of Microbacterium esteraromaticum:
- a CDS encoding sensor histidine kinase, with amino-acid sequence MDSPQLALFALAIGAIIGAGTVLLVVWAYRVRALAAQETSTAVPAGVAEVLRGMDDPACVLNASGVVVAMSHAAERFGIRPGAVLDNADLRRLVRNARDDGDTVADTLRLAVGGSLDPRLVSARSSRIGAQLTLLIIRDVTERERLEQMRTDFVANTSHELKTPVASVSLLAEAIESAADDPHQVRVFAKRIAAEAGRLGQLTGRILSLARLQAAETLAQVRPISIDEVVAASVEAHLVQADSAGVTLTRGGERGAWVRGDAQVLVEAVGNLIANAIVYSPKGSSVGIGVKVVDDIVEIAVADQGIGIAEADAERIFERFYRADEARSRRTGGTGLGLSIVKHATQRHGGEVRLWSRPGRGSTFTIRLPRIEAPDTGKKKTKKSKKKRTDKSAAKAVAARNGENA; translated from the coding sequence ATGGATTCGCCCCAGCTCGCGCTGTTCGCACTCGCCATCGGCGCGATCATCGGGGCCGGTACCGTGCTGCTGGTCGTCTGGGCCTACCGCGTCCGGGCACTGGCCGCACAAGAGACGTCCACCGCGGTGCCCGCTGGCGTGGCCGAGGTTCTTCGGGGCATGGATGATCCCGCCTGCGTGCTCAACGCTTCGGGCGTGGTCGTCGCGATGTCCCATGCCGCGGAGCGGTTCGGGATCCGTCCGGGGGCCGTGCTCGACAACGCCGATCTGCGCCGGCTCGTGCGCAATGCGCGTGATGACGGGGACACCGTGGCCGACACGCTGCGTCTTGCCGTGGGCGGAAGCCTCGACCCGCGCCTGGTGTCGGCGCGGTCGAGTCGTATCGGCGCGCAGCTGACCCTCTTGATCATCCGCGATGTCACCGAGCGGGAGCGCCTCGAGCAGATGCGCACCGATTTCGTCGCCAACACCAGCCATGAGCTCAAGACGCCGGTCGCTTCGGTCAGCCTTCTTGCCGAAGCCATCGAGTCGGCGGCCGACGACCCACACCAGGTGCGCGTGTTCGCCAAGCGGATCGCCGCCGAGGCCGGTCGCCTCGGCCAGCTCACCGGTCGCATCCTGAGCCTGGCCAGACTGCAGGCTGCCGAGACTCTGGCACAGGTCAGGCCGATCTCGATCGATGAGGTTGTCGCGGCCTCGGTCGAGGCGCATCTGGTACAGGCCGATTCGGCGGGTGTGACGCTGACTCGCGGCGGCGAGCGGGGCGCATGGGTGCGTGGCGACGCACAGGTGCTCGTCGAGGCCGTCGGTAACCTGATCGCGAACGCCATCGTCTACTCGCCCAAGGGCTCGAGCGTGGGAATCGGCGTCAAGGTCGTCGACGACATCGTCGAGATCGCCGTCGCAGATCAGGGAATCGGTATCGCGGAAGCGGATGCTGAGCGCATCTTCGAGCGCTTCTACCGCGCCGACGAAGCGCGCTCGCGACGCACCGGGGGCACCGGGCTCGGGCTATCGATCGTCAAGCACGCGACACAGCGGCACGGCGGCGAGGTGCGGCTGTGGTCGCGGCCGGGGCGGGGGTCGACCTTCACGATCCGCCTGCCGCGGATCGAGGCGCCGGACACCGGCAAGAAGAAGACCAAGAAGAGCAAGAAGAAGCGCACGGACAAGAGCGCGGCGAAGGCTGTCGCGGCACGAAACGGAGAGAACGCATGA
- the rlmB gene encoding 23S rRNA (guanosine(2251)-2'-O)-methyltransferase RlmB: protein MAKPQRPGAGNSKKKGATKGTGGHSRKALEGRGPTPKAEDRAWHVAGKRKAAQERFAAAGGKGRPGGKPQRNDVNRQARAKSSDDTETVTGRNSVLEALRTKIPATTLYIAQRVEMDDRVKEMLAIARHREIPVLEVTRQELDRMAGFDGVHQGVALKVPPYEYAHPQDLLEQVIDRGQTPLFIALDGITDPRNLGAIIRSTAAFGGHGIILPQRRSASVNSAAWKTSAGAAARLPVALAANLTTQLKEFKKQGVFVLGLDGGGDVALPALELADRPVVIVVGSEGKGLSRLVTETCDQIVSIPISAATESLNAGIAASVALYQVSTIRAAE from the coding sequence ATGGCTAAGCCTCAGCGCCCCGGAGCGGGCAACAGCAAGAAGAAGGGTGCCACCAAGGGCACCGGAGGGCACAGCCGCAAGGCGCTCGAGGGCCGCGGGCCCACGCCCAAGGCCGAGGACCGAGCCTGGCACGTCGCCGGAAAGCGCAAGGCCGCCCAGGAGCGCTTCGCCGCGGCCGGCGGTAAGGGGCGTCCCGGAGGCAAGCCGCAGCGCAACGACGTGAACCGTCAGGCGCGCGCGAAGTCCTCCGATGACACCGAGACGGTCACCGGCCGCAACTCGGTGCTCGAGGCGCTGCGCACCAAGATCCCCGCGACCACGCTCTACATCGCCCAGCGCGTCGAGATGGACGACCGGGTCAAGGAGATGCTCGCGATCGCCCGTCACCGAGAGATCCCCGTCCTCGAGGTCACCCGGCAGGAGCTCGACCGCATGGCAGGGTTCGACGGCGTGCACCAGGGCGTCGCGCTGAAGGTGCCGCCGTACGAGTACGCGCACCCGCAGGACCTGCTCGAGCAGGTCATCGATCGCGGTCAGACCCCGCTGTTCATTGCGCTGGACGGCATCACCGACCCGCGCAACCTCGGCGCGATCATCCGCTCGACCGCGGCGTTCGGCGGCCACGGCATCATCCTGCCGCAGCGTCGCTCGGCGAGCGTCAACTCGGCTGCGTGGAAGACCAGCGCCGGTGCGGCCGCGCGCCTGCCCGTCGCTCTCGCCGCGAACCTGACCACGCAGCTCAAGGAGTTCAAGAAGCAGGGCGTGTTCGTGCTGGGCCTGGACGGCGGGGGAGACGTGGCGCTGCCCGCGCTCGAGCTCGCCGACCGTCCGGTCGTCATCGTCGTCGGCTCCGAGGGCAAGGGCCTTTCGCGCCTGGTCACCGAGACGTGCGATCAGATCGTGTCGATCCCGATCTCGGCCGCGACCGAGTCGTTGAACGCCGGCATCGCCGCATCCGTCGCCCTGTACCAGGTGTCGACCATCCGCGCCGCGGAATGA
- a CDS encoding response regulator transcription factor, whose translation MTRILLVEDEPDLADPLAYLLRREGYEVEICEDGPGALNAFRERGADVILLDLMLPGMPGTEVCRQVRQSSSVPIIMLTAKDSEVDIVVGLELGADDYITKPYSSRELLARMRAVLRRVVQPEAELDERVLEGGRVVLDIDRHTVAVDGDEISMPLKEFELLEVLMRNSGRVLTRGQLIDRVWGSDYFGDTKTLDVHIKRIRSRIEKNPGDPVMLVTVRGLGYRFEGTSG comes from the coding sequence ATGACCCGGATCCTGCTGGTCGAGGACGAACCCGACCTGGCTGACCCGCTCGCCTACCTGCTGCGCAGAGAGGGCTACGAGGTCGAGATCTGCGAGGACGGTCCCGGCGCGCTGAATGCGTTCCGCGAGCGGGGTGCCGACGTGATCCTGCTCGATCTGATGTTGCCGGGAATGCCGGGTACTGAGGTGTGCCGCCAGGTGCGGCAGAGTTCGTCGGTGCCGATCATCATGCTCACGGCGAAGGATTCGGAGGTCGACATCGTCGTCGGGCTCGAGCTCGGGGCTGACGACTACATCACCAAGCCGTACTCGTCGCGCGAGCTGTTGGCCCGCATGCGTGCCGTGCTGCGCCGCGTGGTGCAGCCGGAGGCCGAGCTCGACGAGCGCGTGCTCGAAGGCGGCCGCGTCGTGCTCGACATCGACCGGCACACGGTCGCCGTGGACGGCGACGAGATCAGCATGCCGCTGAAGGAGTTCGAGCTGCTCGAGGTGCTGATGCGCAACTCGGGTCGTGTGCTCACCCGCGGGCAGCTCATCGACCGGGTCTGGGGGAGCGACTACTTCGGCGACACCAAGACTCTTGATGTGCACATCAAGCGCATCCGCTCCCGCATCGAAAAGAACCCGGGTGACCCGGTGATGCTGGTGACGGTGCGCGGTCTCGGCTACCGCTTCGAGGGCACATCCGGCTGA
- a CDS encoding DNA modification methylase gives MNSRSAASIASRLVAAVALGAVVALGTTGCTFMTNQATTIDYSPSDGVNVDATGGDIVVRNAMVIATEDGSTGNLVGAFVNTGDKSGRLNIDIAGTMLTVRVPAGDSVSLGADKDPLPIDGLNVMPGSNVEALFVSGNGEAAATEIPVLDGTLPEYSDLVPSAGE, from the coding sequence GTGAACTCGCGCTCTGCTGCGTCCATCGCCTCGCGTCTCGTCGCCGCTGTCGCTTTGGGCGCCGTCGTCGCGCTCGGCACCACTGGCTGCACGTTCATGACGAACCAGGCCACGACCATCGACTACTCGCCGTCCGACGGCGTCAACGTCGACGCGACCGGCGGCGACATCGTCGTCCGCAACGCGATGGTCATCGCCACCGAAGACGGCTCGACCGGCAACCTCGTCGGTGCGTTCGTCAACACCGGCGACAAGAGCGGACGGCTGAACATCGACATCGCCGGCACCATGCTGACCGTGCGGGTTCCCGCGGGCGACTCCGTCAGCCTCGGCGCCGACAAGGACCCGCTGCCCATCGACGGCCTGAATGTGATGCCCGGCTCCAACGTCGAGGCGCTCTTCGTCTCTGGAAACGGCGAAGCCGCAGCCACCGAGATCCCGGTGCTCGACGGCACCCTGCCCGAGTACTCCGACCTGGTGCCCAGCGCCGGCGAGTGA
- a CDS encoding DUF4032 domain-containing protein, producing MNTTESLRITASTVDPGLLSLPWSTPLGKWPSEHIVSLPKGLSRHLVRFADLSGKVVAVKETTDEMARREYEMLGSLAKLDVPCVSRVAVIAGRTDADGKPLPAALVTSHLRFSMPYRSLFTQLLRPDTATRLVDALALLLVRLHNVGFYWGDVSLSNTLFRRDAGAFAAYLVDAETGELHEEGLTDGQRAYDLDLARTNIAGEIMDLAAGGRLEHGMDALEIADGIVSSYRSLWAALTDEESFSVGETWRITERVEKLNALGFDIDEMSMVATPDGTSVRIQPKVVDAGHHQRRLLRLTGLDVEENQARRLLNDLDEFRVRSKKHLADEEMYAHEWLTRVFEPVVRAIPYDLRAKLEPAEVYHQVLEHRWYLSQAQGRSVPLAEVLTSYINEVLRHRRDEATIMGPPTETMGLPVVTGAVAVSPETAAINWRDLV from the coding sequence ATGAACACGACCGAATCCTTGCGCATCACCGCCAGCACGGTCGACCCCGGCCTGCTGTCGCTACCGTGGTCGACGCCGCTCGGGAAGTGGCCGTCCGAGCACATCGTCTCGCTCCCCAAGGGCCTCTCACGCCACCTGGTGCGTTTCGCCGATCTGTCGGGCAAGGTCGTGGCGGTCAAGGAGACCACCGACGAGATGGCGCGCCGCGAGTACGAGATGCTGGGCAGCCTCGCCAAACTCGATGTGCCGTGCGTGAGTCGCGTCGCCGTGATCGCGGGACGCACGGATGCCGATGGCAAACCGCTGCCGGCCGCGCTGGTCACGTCGCACCTGCGGTTCTCGATGCCGTACCGTTCGCTGTTCACGCAGCTGCTGCGTCCCGACACGGCCACGCGCCTGGTCGATGCGCTCGCGCTACTTCTGGTGCGCCTGCACAACGTGGGTTTCTACTGGGGTGATGTCTCGCTCTCGAACACGCTGTTCCGACGCGATGCCGGCGCGTTCGCCGCCTATCTGGTGGATGCTGAGACCGGAGAACTGCACGAAGAGGGCCTTACCGACGGTCAGCGTGCGTACGACCTGGATCTCGCCCGGACGAACATCGCGGGCGAGATCATGGATCTCGCCGCGGGCGGCCGGCTCGAGCACGGTATGGATGCGCTCGAGATCGCTGATGGCATCGTCTCGTCGTACCGATCGCTGTGGGCAGCGTTGACCGACGAGGAGTCGTTCTCGGTCGGAGAGACCTGGCGGATCACCGAGCGGGTCGAGAAGCTGAACGCCCTCGGTTTCGACATCGACGAGATGTCGATGGTGGCCACTCCCGACGGTACGTCGGTGCGGATCCAGCCGAAGGTGGTGGATGCCGGTCACCACCAGCGGCGCCTGCTGCGCCTGACCGGCCTGGACGTCGAGGAGAACCAGGCGCGCCGACTGCTCAATGACCTCGATGAGTTCCGGGTGCGCTCGAAGAAGCACCTCGCGGACGAGGAGATGTACGCCCATGAGTGGCTCACGCGAGTCTTCGAGCCGGTGGTGCGCGCGATCCCCTACGACCTGCGTGCCAAGCTCGAACCCGCTGAGGTGTATCACCAGGTGCTCGAACACCGCTGGTACCTGTCGCAGGCGCAGGGGCGGTCCGTGCCCCTCGCCGAGGTGCTGACCAGCTACATCAACGAGGTGCTGCGGCACCGCCGCGATGAGGCCACGATCATGGGCCCGCCCACCGAGACCATGGGACTCCCCGTGGTGACCGGCGCTGTCGCCGTCTCACCCGAGACCGCGGCGATCAACTGGCGCGACCTGGTCTAG
- the phoU gene encoding phosphate signaling complex protein PhoU: MRQVFHQSLEDLQTKLTEIADLVTIAIEKATTSFAESDVALADEVIADDAKIDELAVALDEQAIEILARQQPVARDLRIVITALRVSASLERMGDMAEHIAQLARLRFPERAVPKGLKGTFRRMGELDVEIARTLADLLRTQDLRFADAIRNADDDVDELHAHVFDKVLSDNWKGEAEATVDATLASRYHERFADHAVAVAKKVVYLATGDWAIEEEDIALAVEAQLSAPDGDAPEA, encoded by the coding sequence ATGCGCCAAGTGTTCCACCAGTCCCTCGAGGACCTGCAGACGAAGCTCACCGAGATCGCCGATCTCGTCACGATCGCCATCGAGAAGGCGACCACTTCGTTCGCCGAGAGCGACGTCGCGCTGGCTGACGAGGTCATCGCCGACGACGCCAAGATCGACGAACTCGCCGTCGCGCTCGACGAGCAGGCCATCGAGATCCTGGCGCGCCAGCAGCCGGTCGCCCGCGACCTGCGCATCGTGATCACCGCGCTGCGCGTGAGCGCATCGCTCGAGCGCATGGGCGACATGGCCGAGCACATCGCTCAGCTCGCCCGCCTGCGCTTCCCCGAGCGCGCCGTGCCGAAGGGCCTCAAGGGCACCTTCCGCCGCATGGGAGAGCTCGATGTCGAGATCGCTCGCACGCTCGCCGACCTGCTGCGCACGCAGGACCTGCGCTTCGCCGACGCGATCCGCAACGCCGATGACGACGTGGATGAGCTGCACGCGCACGTCTTCGACAAGGTGCTCAGCGACAACTGGAAGGGTGAGGCCGAGGCCACCGTCGATGCCACCCTCGCGAGCCGCTACCACGAGCGCTTCGCCGACCACGCGGTCGCCGTGGCCAAGAAGGTCGTCTACCTCGCCACCGGCGACTGGGCGATCGAAGAAGAGGACATCGCTCTCGCCGTCGAGGCGCAGCTCTCGGCTCCTGACGGGGACGCACCGGAGGCCTGA
- the cysS gene encoding cysteine--tRNA ligase: protein MTLRLHDTRAQQLRDFVPLDASNVTIYVCGPTVQSGPHIGHVRAALSFDLLRRWLEYRYGRVTFVRNVTDIDDKVLANATDDEPWWALAYRMEQEFSDAYAAIGILRPTYEPRATGFIPQMHELIATLIERGHAYPASDGSGDVYFDVRSWPAYGELTRQRIDDMEAAADADPRGKRNPQDFALWKGAKAEEQSDATWASPWGEGRPGWHIECSAMARRYLGAEFDIHGGGLDLRFPHHENELAQSTAAGDGFARYWVHNGLVNVDGQKMSKSLGNFTLASDVLAKHDPLVVRYALAAAHYRSSLDLSESSFAEAEAALARVEGFRERYARAVSGAGEQGPIFAGGGFFAVAPKIPAQFAAAMDDDLGVPQALAVLHETVRAGNSALDVGDRDAAARAFAAVSGMTDVLGLAPTASTTGDDGATASALDTLVQTMITQRAQARADKDWAAADRIRDAIAAAGITLEDTPDGTHWSIDG from the coding sequence GTGACTCTCCGGCTCCATGACACCCGCGCGCAGCAGCTGCGCGATTTCGTTCCGCTCGATGCCTCGAACGTGACGATCTACGTGTGTGGACCCACCGTGCAGTCCGGCCCCCATATCGGTCACGTCCGCGCGGCCCTCAGCTTCGATCTGCTGCGCCGCTGGCTGGAGTACCGGTACGGCCGGGTGACCTTCGTGCGCAACGTCACCGACATCGACGACAAGGTGCTCGCGAACGCTACCGATGACGAGCCGTGGTGGGCTCTGGCCTACCGCATGGAGCAGGAGTTCTCGGACGCGTACGCCGCGATCGGCATCCTGCGGCCGACCTACGAACCGCGCGCGACCGGTTTCATCCCGCAGATGCACGAGCTGATCGCGACGCTCATCGAGCGCGGTCACGCGTACCCGGCATCCGATGGATCAGGCGACGTGTACTTCGACGTGCGCTCGTGGCCCGCCTACGGCGAGCTCACACGTCAGCGCATCGACGACATGGAGGCGGCTGCCGACGCCGACCCGCGCGGCAAGCGCAACCCTCAGGACTTCGCCCTCTGGAAGGGCGCCAAAGCCGAAGAACAGTCGGATGCCACCTGGGCATCGCCCTGGGGGGAAGGGCGCCCCGGATGGCACATCGAGTGCTCGGCGATGGCGCGCCGGTACCTCGGCGCCGAGTTCGACATCCATGGCGGCGGACTCGACCTGCGCTTCCCTCACCACGAGAACGAGCTCGCCCAGTCGACCGCGGCCGGTGACGGATTCGCCCGCTACTGGGTGCACAACGGCCTGGTGAACGTCGACGGCCAGAAGATGTCGAAGTCGCTCGGCAACTTCACCCTGGCATCCGACGTGCTCGCGAAGCACGACCCGCTGGTCGTCCGCTACGCACTCGCCGCCGCGCACTACCGCTCGAGCCTGGATCTGTCGGAATCATCCTTTGCGGAAGCCGAGGCCGCACTCGCGCGCGTCGAAGGTTTCCGCGAGCGGTACGCACGCGCGGTCAGCGGTGCGGGTGAGCAGGGGCCGATCTTCGCAGGCGGAGGCTTCTTCGCCGTTGCGCCGAAGATCCCGGCGCAGTTCGCAGCGGCGATGGATGACGACCTCGGCGTACCGCAAGCGCTCGCCGTGCTGCACGAGACAGTGCGAGCCGGTAACTCCGCGCTCGACGTCGGCGACCGCGATGCCGCGGCGCGGGCATTCGCGGCCGTCTCAGGGATGACCGACGTGCTGGGCCTGGCGCCAACGGCATCCACCACCGGCGACGACGGCGCGACGGCATCCGCCCTCGACACGCTGGTGCAGACGATGATCACGCAGCGCGCGCAGGCGCGCGCTGACAAGGACTGGGCCGCAGCCGATCGCATCCGCGATGCGATTGCGGCGGCAGGAATCACTCTGGAGGACACTCCGGACGGAACACATTGGAGTATCGATGGCTAA
- the ispD gene encoding 2-C-methyl-D-erythritol 4-phosphate cytidylyltransferase, whose product MTVHSSPRTAIIVVAAGSGTRLDAGAPKALVALDGRSILRHALDGVFSAQPAQVIVVAPAGHEQTAADALADANRDRGWRTTVVTGGQTRQQSVAAGIAALDRTVETVLVHDAARALTPAAQIDAVVAAVSDAGIIPALAVIDTLKQVDGDVIVGGVDRSLLAAAQTPQGFPRAALESAYAHAEADGIEYTDDAALFAAAGGAVQRIAGSARAFKITTPADLERARMLLADTPANPSLPRVGVGTDVHAFGGEGNLWLAGLEWPGEQPLSGHSDGDAVAHAIVDALLGAAGLGDIGQHFGTAHPEYAGAHADVFLARTAEMLAEAGFVIGNVSVQFQGNRPRFSARRLEAEAALSAALGGAPVSVAATTTDGLGFTGRGEGIAVTAVALVVPTR is encoded by the coding sequence GTGACTGTGCACAGCTCTCCTCGCACCGCGATCATCGTCGTCGCAGCAGGCTCCGGCACGCGACTCGACGCCGGCGCGCCAAAGGCGCTGGTCGCGCTCGACGGGCGCTCGATCTTGCGGCACGCACTCGATGGCGTGTTCTCGGCGCAGCCGGCCCAGGTGATCGTCGTCGCACCGGCCGGTCACGAGCAGACCGCGGCGGACGCACTGGCGGATGCCAATCGCGATCGAGGCTGGCGGACGACTGTCGTGACGGGCGGCCAGACGCGCCAACAGTCGGTCGCCGCCGGGATCGCGGCCCTTGACCGCACGGTCGAGACGGTGCTCGTGCACGACGCCGCCCGCGCTCTCACGCCCGCCGCGCAGATCGACGCGGTCGTGGCCGCCGTGTCGGATGCGGGGATCATCCCGGCACTGGCCGTGATCGACACGCTCAAACAGGTCGACGGCGATGTCATCGTGGGTGGAGTCGATCGGTCGTTGCTCGCGGCCGCTCAGACCCCACAGGGCTTTCCGCGCGCAGCCCTCGAATCCGCCTATGCGCACGCCGAGGCGGATGGCATCGAATACACCGACGACGCCGCGTTGTTCGCCGCGGCCGGGGGCGCTGTGCAGCGCATCGCCGGCTCTGCACGCGCTTTCAAGATCACCACGCCCGCCGATCTGGAGAGGGCACGCATGCTGCTCGCCGACACCCCCGCAAACCCCTCGTTGCCCCGGGTGGGCGTCGGCACCGATGTGCACGCCTTCGGCGGTGAGGGCAACCTCTGGCTGGCCGGTCTTGAATGGCCGGGGGAACAGCCGTTGTCCGGGCACTCCGATGGAGATGCGGTGGCACACGCCATCGTCGATGCGTTGCTCGGCGCTGCGGGGCTCGGAGACATCGGCCAGCACTTCGGCACGGCGCACCCCGAGTACGCCGGTGCGCACGCCGACGTGTTCCTCGCCCGCACCGCCGAGATGCTCGCTGAGGCGGGCTTTGTGATCGGCAACGTGTCGGTGCAGTTCCAGGGCAACCGTCCCCGCTTCAGCGCACGACGCCTCGAGGCGGAAGCCGCTCTGTCGGCCGCGCTCGGCGGGGCGCCGGTGAGTGTCGCGGCAACCACCACCGACGGCCTGGGGTTCACGGGGCGTGGCGAAGGCATCGCGGTGACGGCCGTCGCGCTGGTCGTGCCGACCCGCTGA
- a CDS encoding CarD family transcriptional regulator, translating to MLFEVGETVVYPHHGAATIIEVKDRVIKGETKKYLKLNVTQGDLIIEVPAENVDLVGVRDVIGQEGLDHVFEVLRAPFTEEPTNWSRRYKANLEKLASGDVIKVSEVVRDLWRRDQDRGLSAGEKRMLAKARQILVSELALAEKIDEDKAGALLDEVLAS from the coding sequence ATGCTTTTTGAGGTTGGCGAAACCGTCGTCTATCCGCACCACGGAGCCGCAACGATCATCGAGGTCAAGGACCGCGTGATCAAGGGCGAGACGAAGAAGTACCTGAAGCTCAATGTCACTCAGGGCGACCTGATCATCGAGGTTCCCGCTGAGAACGTCGACCTCGTCGGCGTGCGTGACGTGATCGGCCAGGAGGGCCTCGACCACGTGTTCGAGGTGCTGCGCGCCCCGTTCACCGAAGAGCCCACGAACTGGTCCCGCCGCTACAAGGCGAACCTCGAGAAGCTGGCGTCGGGGGACGTCATCAAGGTCAGCGAGGTCGTGCGCGACCTGTGGCGCCGCGATCAGGACCGCGGCCTGTCGGCCGGCGAGAAGCGGATGCTGGCGAAGGCTCGCCAGATCCTCGTCTCGGAGCTGGCCCTCGCCGAGAAGATCGACGAGGACAAGGCGGGCGCTCTGCTCGACGAGGTGCTCGCCTCGTGA
- a CDS encoding NAD(P)-dependent oxidoreductase, with protein sequence MARIVVIGGTGYAGSHIVREGVRRGHEIVSISRSMPDAPVDGVRYARGSVLDPAALGDVFDGADAVVSALSPRGDMQDAVLDALEGLVASLTGTGTRLGVVGGAGGSLVAPGGPRLFDQGFPDEYKHEAQVGIDSLDLLQRSDENLDWFFIHPAEVFGPWAEGERTGRYRDGGDVVVRAEDGTSTISGADFAIAVIDEIETPRHHRGRFTVGY encoded by the coding sequence ATGGCTCGCATCGTCGTCATCGGAGGAACCGGCTACGCCGGATCGCACATCGTCCGTGAGGGGGTGCGCCGAGGACACGAGATCGTGTCGATCTCACGATCGATGCCGGATGCCCCTGTCGACGGCGTCCGCTATGCGCGGGGCTCCGTGCTTGACCCGGCCGCGCTGGGCGACGTCTTCGATGGAGCGGATGCCGTGGTCTCGGCACTCTCGCCGCGGGGCGACATGCAGGATGCCGTGCTCGACGCGCTCGAAGGGCTCGTAGCCAGCCTGACCGGTACCGGTACGCGCCTGGGCGTCGTCGGTGGAGCGGGCGGCAGCCTGGTCGCTCCCGGCGGGCCCCGGCTCTTCGATCAGGGTTTCCCTGACGAGTACAAGCACGAGGCGCAGGTCGGCATCGACTCGCTCGACCTGCTGCAGCGCTCGGACGAGAATCTGGACTGGTTCTTCATCCACCCCGCTGAGGTGTTCGGGCCGTGGGCAGAAGGTGAGCGCACCGGACGCTACCGCGACGGCGGCGACGTCGTCGTGCGCGCCGAGGACGGCACGTCCACGATCTCGGGCGCCGACTTCGCGATCGCCGTCATCGACGAGATCGAGACGCCCAGGCACCACCGGGGGCGGTTCACCGTCGGGTATTAG
- a CDS encoding phosphoglyceromutase translates to MTRTLILLRHGQSEWNKLNLFTGWVDVRLTEQGKEEARRGGELLAEAGLLPDVLHTSLLSRAIQTANIALDAADRLWIPVTRSWRLNERHYGALQGKDKAQTLEEFGPEQFQLWRRSFDVPPPLLDDDSEFSQVHDARYAGIDGDVPRTESLKLVIDRLLPYWEDAIVPDLEAGKTVLVTAHGNSLRGLVKHLDGISDDDIAELNIPTGIPLVYELDENNVPTGPARYLDPEAAAAGAAAVAAQGKK, encoded by the coding sequence ATGACGCGCACCCTGATTCTGCTCCGGCACGGCCAGAGCGAATGGAACAAGCTCAACCTGTTCACCGGATGGGTGGACGTCCGCCTGACCGAGCAGGGCAAGGAAGAGGCCCGCCGTGGTGGCGAGCTGCTGGCCGAAGCCGGGCTGCTGCCCGACGTGCTGCACACGTCGCTGCTGAGCCGTGCGATCCAGACCGCGAACATCGCCCTGGATGCCGCCGATCGGCTGTGGATTCCAGTGACCCGCTCGTGGCGCCTCAACGAGCGTCACTACGGCGCGCTGCAGGGCAAGGACAAGGCACAGACGCTCGAAGAGTTCGGCCCCGAGCAGTTCCAGCTCTGGCGCCGCTCGTTCGACGTGCCGCCGCCGCTGCTCGACGACGACAGTGAGTTCAGCCAGGTACACGACGCGCGCTACGCGGGCATCGACGGCGACGTGCCGCGCACCGAGTCGCTCAAGCTCGTCATCGACCGCCTGCTGCCGTACTGGGAGGACGCGATCGTCCCCGACCTCGAAGCCGGCAAGACGGTGCTCGTCACCGCGCACGGCAACTCGCTGCGCGGTCTGGTCAAGCACCTCGACGGCATCAGCGACGACGACATCGCCGAGCTGAACATTCCCACCGGCATCCCGCTGGTGTACGAACTCGATGAGAACAACGTGCCGACTGGACCGGCTCGCTACCTCGACCCGGAGGCCGCTGCGGCCGGTGCCGCGGCTGTCGCCGCGCAGGGCAAGAAGTAA